A single window of Leptolyngbya ohadii IS1 DNA harbors:
- a CDS encoding GspE/PulE family protein yields the protein MANSSSQRRALIVQHNFSPFSNKLVQSGYVNSEQMQQALVESRKTGRPLTDVLMALTGQQLPADLIRQYKRQQLFELKILYGVESLDPEIIQTNATQINQLIEGLVPVDVCRRYRLIPLSRSEEPPSVLVAMVNPDDLAAQDDLNRILRPQGLALQRMVITAEDYQRMISRYLDEQVERQKQLDLESKVDVKADIENLEYLDLEEDNGEDADANLDAALQDPEAKPIVALANKILAKALQEGISDIHVEPQEEYLRVRFRKDGVLRQGLEPLPKKIIPALTARFKIMASLDIAERRLPQDGRIRRLFDNRKVDFRVNTLPSRYGEKICLRILDNSATQLGLDKLITDEETLHIVQEMVSRPFGLILVTGPTGSGKTTTLYSALAERNDPGVNISTAEDPIEYSLPGLTQVQVIREKGMDFASILRAFLRQDPDVILVGETRDKETAKTAIEAALTGHLVLTTLHTNDAASAVARLDEMGIEPFMVSSSLIGVLAQRLMRRVCPTCRIPYQPTPDELARFGMSSTAEPDLTLYQANVLTHEELQQGKEAGTVCSTCQGVGYKGRCGVYEVMRVTERMQTLITEGAPTERIKEAAVEEGMKTLLAYSLNLVRQGSTTLEEVERVTFTDSGLEAELKAKRKTSLTCRCCSAELRMDWLDCPYCTTPRFQD from the coding sequence ATGGCAAACTCCTCATCGCAGCGGCGCGCCCTGATCGTCCAGCATAATTTCTCCCCGTTCAGCAACAAACTGGTTCAGTCCGGCTATGTCAATTCCGAGCAGATGCAGCAAGCTCTGGTTGAAAGCCGGAAAACGGGGCGACCGCTGACCGATGTGCTGATGGCGCTTACAGGTCAACAGTTGCCGGCAGACTTAATTCGTCAGTACAAACGGCAACAACTTTTCGAGCTAAAGATTTTATACGGGGTAGAATCCCTCGATCCGGAAATAATCCAAACTAACGCTACCCAGATTAACCAGCTGATTGAAGGGCTGGTTCCGGTAGACGTTTGCCGTCGTTATCGGCTGATTCCCCTGTCGCGCAGTGAAGAACCGCCGTCCGTTCTGGTGGCGATGGTCAACCCGGATGATCTGGCGGCACAGGATGATCTCAACCGCATTTTGCGACCGCAGGGCTTAGCGTTGCAGCGGATGGTGATCACGGCTGAAGATTATCAGCGGATGATCTCCCGCTATTTGGATGAGCAGGTCGAACGCCAGAAGCAGCTTGATCTGGAATCCAAGGTCGATGTCAAAGCCGATATCGAAAACCTGGAGTATCTGGATCTGGAGGAGGACAACGGTGAGGACGCCGATGCCAACCTGGATGCGGCACTGCAAGACCCAGAAGCAAAGCCGATCGTCGCACTGGCAAACAAGATCCTGGCAAAAGCTCTCCAGGAGGGCATTTCCGATATTCACGTTGAGCCACAGGAAGAGTATCTGCGTGTGCGCTTCCGGAAGGACGGGGTGCTACGCCAGGGGCTAGAACCGCTGCCCAAAAAAATCATTCCAGCACTGACTGCCCGCTTCAAAATTATGGCGAGCCTGGACATTGCCGAACGCCGTTTGCCCCAGGATGGTCGGATTCGCCGCCTGTTCGATAACCGCAAAGTGGATTTCCGGGTCAACACGCTGCCCAGCCGCTACGGTGAGAAGATCTGTCTGCGAATTCTGGACAACTCCGCCACCCAGCTTGGACTCGACAAGCTCATCACCGATGAGGAAACGCTGCATATCGTGCAGGAAATGGTTTCCCGCCCCTTCGGTCTGATTCTGGTAACGGGTCCGACCGGCTCCGGAAAAACCACCACGCTGTATTCTGCCCTGGCAGAACGAAACGATCCCGGCGTTAACATCAGCACCGCCGAAGACCCGATCGAATATTCGCTCCCTGGTCTGACCCAGGTGCAGGTGATCCGCGAGAAAGGCATGGACTTTGCCTCGATTTTGCGGGCATTCCTGCGGCAAGACCCGGACGTGATTCTAGTGGGTGAGACGCGAGACAAGGAAACGGCAAAAACGGCGATCGAAGCTGCCTTGACCGGACACCTGGTTTTAACGACCCTCCACACGAATGATGCCGCCAGCGCCGTGGCCCGACTCGATGAAATGGGCATCGAACCGTTCATGGTATCCAGTTCGCTGATTGGGGTACTGGCACAGCGTTTGATGCGGCGCGTTTGTCCGACCTGCCGGATTCCCTACCAGCCCACACCGGATGAGCTGGCGCGATTTGGGATGTCCAGCACGGCAGAACCCGATCTGACACTCTACCAGGCTAACGTCCTCACCCACGAGGAATTACAGCAGGGGAAGGAAGCCGGAACGGTCTGTTCCACCTGTCAGGGTGTGGGCTACAAAGGACGATGCGGCGTGTACGAAGTGATGCGGGTCACGGAGCGAATGCAAACCCTGATCACTGAAGGGGCACCGACTGAGCGGATTAAGGAAGCTGCCGTGGAGGAGGGCATGAAGACCCTGCTGGCATACAGCTTGAATCTAGTGCGGCAAGGCTCAACCACGCTAGAAGAAGTGGAGCGGGTAACGTTTACCGATTCCGGTCTGGAAGCAGAACTGAAGGCAAAGCGGAAAACCTCCCTCACCTGCCGCTGCTGTAGCGCCGAACTCAGGATGGACTGGCTGGACTGCCCCTACTGCACCACGCCGCGATTCCAGGATTAG
- a CDS encoding type IV pilus twitching motility protein PilT codes for MELMIEDLMEQLIEMGGSDLHLSAGVPPYFRISGKLTPIGDEPMTADQCQRLIFSMLNNTQRKNLEQNWELDCSYGVKGLARFRVNVYKDRGTYAACLRALSSKIPNFDKLGLPDVVREMSEKPRGMILVTGPTGSGKTTTLAAMLDLINRTRAEHILTIEDPIEFVYEPIKSIIHQRQLGEDTKSFANALKAALREDPDIILIGEMRDLETISLAISAAETGHLVFGTLHTSSASQTVDRIIDVFPAERQQQVRVQLSNSLVAVFSQTLVPKKNPKPGEYGRVMAQEIMVITPAISNLIREGKTAQIYSAIQTGGKLGMQTLEKVLADQYKSGLISFEAAMSKTSRPDELQRLIGAPPAGAGKPGMAAAH; via the coding sequence ATGGAGTTAATGATCGAAGACTTGATGGAACAGCTCATTGAGATGGGTGGCTCCGATCTGCACCTGTCCGCTGGGGTTCCGCCCTACTTCCGCATCAGCGGTAAATTAACTCCGATCGGCGATGAACCGATGACGGCAGACCAGTGCCAGAGACTCATCTTCAGTATGCTCAACAACACCCAGCGCAAGAACCTGGAGCAAAACTGGGAGCTGGACTGTTCCTACGGGGTAAAGGGGCTGGCGCGATTCCGGGTAAATGTCTACAAGGATCGGGGCACCTATGCCGCCTGTCTGCGGGCACTCAGCTCCAAAATTCCCAACTTCGACAAGCTGGGCTTACCGGATGTGGTGCGCGAGATGTCGGAAAAACCCAGAGGCATGATCCTGGTGACGGGTCCAACAGGTTCCGGGAAGACGACTACCCTGGCAGCCATGCTGGATCTGATCAACCGCACTCGCGCTGAGCATATCCTGACGATCGAAGACCCGATCGAATTCGTCTACGAGCCGATTAAGAGCATCATCCACCAGCGGCAGTTAGGCGAGGATACCAAGAGTTTCGCGAATGCGCTGAAGGCAGCTCTGCGGGAAGACCCGGATATCATTCTGATCGGGGAAATGCGTGACCTGGAAACCATTTCGCTGGCGATCTCGGCGGCAGAAACCGGACACCTCGTATTCGGGACACTGCACACCAGTTCGGCATCCCAGACGGTAGACCGGATCATCGACGTATTCCCGGCGGAACGTCAGCAGCAGGTGCGCGTCCAGTTATCGAACTCCCTGGTTGCGGTCTTCAGCCAGACCCTTGTGCCCAAGAAGAACCCGAAACCGGGCGAGTACGGACGGGTAATGGCACAGGAAATCATGGTAATTACGCCCGCTATTTCCAACCTGATTCGGGAAGGCAAAACGGCGCAGATTTACTCCGCGATTCAGACGGGCGGCAAACTGGGAATGCAAACCCTGGAGAAGGTGCTGGCGGATCAGTACAAGTCGGGCTTAATTTCCTTTGAAGCGGCAATGTCGAAGACATCCAGACCGGATGAACTCCAGCGATTAATTGGCGCACCTCCCGCTGGAGCAGGTAAGCCGGGTATGGCAGCAGCACACTAA
- a CDS encoding type II secretion system F family protein — MPTYVVRARDTKGNPRRERIVAESPSDARTALRERGLFVQELTEDRGLAEKLSNFKMEDIKNAMTSVTVKDKAVFSRQFAVLINAGVALVRGLGVLSDQCPNPKLKKALQEVSADVQQGTNLSDAMRKHPSCFDGLYVSMVQAGEVGGVLDEVMNRLAKLLEDVARLQNQIKSAMTYPVAVGFLATTIFLGMCIFLLPIFARIFDELGAKLPPFTAFMIGISNFLRSPYVVLLVAAIFAAAFAYQKYYSTEVGRLTMDRFFLKMPLFGDLVQKTATARFCRTFGALSRSGVPILTALEIVRDTAGNQVIANAVDDAKQEVQTGGMISLALQRAQVFPIMAIQMISIGEETGEIDTMLMKVADFYEDEVEQAVKALTSIMEPIMIVVLGGMVGSILIAMYLPIFSVMDAIKG; from the coding sequence ATGCCTACCTACGTCGTTCGAGCACGAGATACCAAGGGGAATCCCAGACGTGAACGCATTGTCGCTGAGTCTCCCAGCGATGCTCGCACAGCCCTGCGGGAGCGGGGTTTGTTTGTGCAGGAATTGACAGAGGATCGGGGGTTAGCTGAGAAACTCAGCAACTTCAAGATGGAAGACATCAAAAATGCCATGACCAGCGTGACGGTGAAGGACAAAGCCGTCTTTTCACGCCAGTTTGCGGTGTTGATTAATGCAGGGGTGGCACTGGTGCGCGGCTTAGGCGTGCTGTCCGATCAGTGTCCGAATCCCAAGCTGAAGAAAGCCCTCCAGGAAGTGAGTGCCGATGTACAGCAGGGAACGAACCTATCAGACGCGATGCGAAAGCATCCCAGCTGCTTTGATGGCTTGTACGTCAGCATGGTGCAGGCGGGCGAGGTTGGCGGAGTGCTGGACGAGGTAATGAACCGGCTGGCAAAGCTGCTCGAAGATGTGGCACGGCTGCAAAACCAGATCAAGTCCGCGATGACCTATCCGGTCGCAGTGGGTTTTCTGGCAACGACCATCTTCCTGGGGATGTGTATCTTTCTGCTGCCCATTTTTGCCCGCATTTTCGATGAGTTGGGGGCAAAGCTGCCGCCCTTCACCGCGTTTATGATTGGCATCAGTAATTTCCTGCGAAGTCCCTACGTCGTGCTGCTGGTAGCAGCGATCTTTGCAGCGGCTTTCGCTTACCAGAAGTACTACAGCACAGAAGTGGGACGCCTCACGATGGATCGCTTCTTCTTGAAGATGCCCCTGTTTGGCGATCTGGTGCAGAAAACGGCAACAGCACGGTTCTGTCGGACTTTTGGTGCCCTGTCGCGATCGGGGGTACCCATTCTGACGGCACTGGAAATCGTGCGGGATACGGCGGGCAATCAGGTAATTGCTAATGCGGTGGATGATGCCAAGCAAGAGGTGCAGACAGGCGGCATGATCAGCCTTGCGCTTCAGCGGGCACAGGTCTTCCCCATTATGGCAATCCAGATGATCAGCATCGGGGAGGAAACGGGCGAAATTGACACCATGCTCATGAAGGTTGCCGACTTCTATGAGGACGAGGTTGAGCAAGCGGTGAAGGCACTGACCAGCATCATGGAACCGATTATGATCGTCGTTCTAGGGGGAATGGTCGGTTCGATTCTCATTGCTATGTATCTGCCGATCTTCAGCGTTATGGATGCGATCAAAGGCTAA
- a CDS encoding DUF2997 domain-containing protein yields METLEFIIYPDGRVQEKVTGIIGASCAEVTAAIEAQLGQVVAQETTSEYYTQPVQQSTSVQAQTTFGEW; encoded by the coding sequence ATGGAGACGCTGGAATTTATTATTTATCCAGACGGTCGCGTCCAGGAAAAAGTGACTGGGATCATAGGAGCCTCCTGCGCCGAAGTTACGGCAGCGATCGAAGCTCAGCTCGGTCAAGTTGTAGCTCAAGAAACAACCTCCGAGTACTACACACAGCCTGTGCAGCAATCAACTTCTGTTCAGGCTCAAACCACTTTCGGCGAGTGGTAG
- a CDS encoding DUF1257 domain-containing protein produces MSHFSQIKTQIRDLTSLQSALTDLGIEWKAGPQPVRGYRGQTRTAEVVIEQDNGYDIGFSQNGEQYELVADLQYWQQPLSVEGFLKRVTQRYAYHTVMKETARQGFQLTEQQQNQDGSIRLVLQRWTAGAAV; encoded by the coding sequence ATGTCTCACTTTAGCCAAATCAAAACTCAAATCCGTGATCTGACCTCCCTCCAATCTGCCCTGACCGACCTGGGCATCGAGTGGAAAGCTGGTCCTCAGCCCGTCCGCGGCTACCGGGGACAGACCCGCACCGCAGAAGTGGTCATCGAGCAAGACAACGGCTACGACATTGGCTTCAGCCAGAACGGTGAACAGTACGAGCTGGTTGCAGACCTGCAATATTGGCAGCAACCCCTCTCCGTAGAAGGCTTCCTGAAGCGTGTGACCCAACGCTACGCCTATCACACCGTCATGAAGGAAACCGCTCGCCAGGGATTCCAGCTTACCGAGCAGCAGCAAAACCAGGATGGCTCGATTCGGCTGGTACTGCAACGCTGGACGGCTGGCGCTGCCGTCTAA
- a CDS encoding ferredoxin: MTEFSPRSESGSSEWSENVLESSAAQSGFEPELGGQLRDARERTGLEPELGGMIRQKGVYVDEVTCIGCLHCAHVARNTFYIEPDHGRSRVIRQDGDPEDVIQEAIDTCPVDCIHWVDYTELRQLEEERKYQVIPVAGFPVDKAVLAAAKRRRRKS; this comes from the coding sequence ATGACTGAATTCTCTCCGAGGTCTGAAAGCGGGTCGTCCGAATGGTCTGAGAACGTTCTGGAAAGTTCTGCTGCCCAAAGCGGTTTTGAACCAGAGTTGGGTGGACAGCTTCGAGATGCACGTGAGCGAACCGGACTGGAACCCGAATTAGGGGGCATGATTCGTCAGAAAGGGGTATATGTTGACGAGGTGACCTGCATTGGCTGCCTGCACTGTGCCCACGTTGCCCGTAACACCTTCTACATCGAACCCGATCACGGTCGTTCTCGCGTGATTCGCCAGGACGGTGACCCGGAGGATGTGATTCAGGAAGCGATCGACACCTGCCCGGTAGACTGCATTCACTGGGTGGACTACACCGAACTCAGACAGCTCGAAGAAGAGCGGAAATATCAGGTGATTCCCGTGGCGGGTTTCCCGGTCGATAAGGCAGTTCTTGCGGCTGCAAAGCGACGGAGAAGGAAGTCGTAG
- the priA gene encoding primosomal protein N' translates to MPTLPPLRSGAPVGVVAALPDDSPSIPGLMPGTFTAEARVSYGSSLSRWVEVLVDCPGAQGLYTYAVPADLDVQSGDIVTVPFGAQQVGGIAIRLFHQPPDLDAASIRPVADVVSQNFFPVGYWTLLNRVADYYCTSLIQVIKVALPPRLLGRSQRRIRLKPEALPAESDPFLAPIALRLLELLKKQKQGDYSWQYLQRQVKGADRGLRDLLRRGYVESYLESPEPIRPKQQRAVMLVADCPPVALTTRQQEILNVLKRNGGELWLTELLQIAQTTSGVIKTLEQKGCLLVHDREVLRRESGVVAVDQPKQLNADQQNACDQIAGLNEFATVLLHGVTGSGKTEVYLQAIEPVLKRGQSALVLVPEIGLTPQLTDRFRARFGSQVFVYHSALADGERYDTWRQMLSGSPQVVIGTRSAVFAPLPKLGLIILDEEHDGSFKQDQPAPCYHARTVAQWRAEQINCPLVLGSATPSLESWLANHPFSSPNYAPNSAPNAVLNAVSSTYGLSRYLALPHRIHDRPMPPIEIRDMREELHQGNRSIFSRSLQAALMELPEQGQQAILFIHRRGHSTFVSCRNCGHVLDCPHCDVSLTYHQPQAGGYASLRCHYCGFGQSHPRTCPVCDSPYLKNFGSGTQRVMQEINSLFPQLRCLRYDSDTTRTKGAHRALLTRFSQGEADVLVGTQMLTKGIDLPQVTLVGIVAADGLLYLSDYRANERAFQTLTQVAGRAGRGEQPGRVILQTYSPEHPVLKAVQGQNYEAFVATELEYRSALNYPPYGRLMLLRLSGFEEAIVQQTATEIAAYLRTIYSDPDDKLLGPAPASIARIANRYRWQLLLKLMPDSQMQLDFAGLRSVCPAGVSLTIDVDPLHMM, encoded by the coding sequence ATGCCAACCCTTCCTCCCCTGCGTAGCGGTGCCCCAGTTGGGGTCGTTGCTGCTCTGCCCGATGATTCTCCTTCGATCCCTGGTTTAATGCCTGGAACCTTTACTGCTGAAGCAAGGGTTTCCTATGGTTCATCGCTGTCTCGCTGGGTAGAAGTGCTGGTCGATTGTCCGGGAGCGCAGGGTCTCTATACCTATGCGGTTCCTGCCGATCTAGACGTGCAGTCTGGAGATATAGTTACCGTTCCCTTTGGGGCGCAGCAGGTTGGCGGGATTGCGATCCGGCTCTTCCATCAGCCCCCCGATCTGGATGCCGCATCGATCCGTCCTGTCGCGGATGTGGTGTCGCAGAATTTCTTTCCGGTGGGCTACTGGACGCTGCTAAATCGAGTTGCTGACTATTACTGTACGTCCTTAATCCAGGTGATCAAGGTTGCCCTGCCGCCCCGACTCCTGGGACGATCGCAGCGTCGGATTCGCCTCAAACCAGAAGCGCTGCCTGCGGAGAGTGATCCGTTTCTGGCACCGATCGCCCTTCGTCTCCTGGAACTTTTAAAGAAGCAAAAGCAGGGTGACTATTCCTGGCAGTATCTTCAGCGTCAGGTAAAGGGAGCCGATCGCGGTCTGCGGGATTTGCTGCGGCGCGGCTATGTCGAAAGCTATCTGGAATCCCCGGAACCGATTCGCCCCAAACAGCAGCGAGCCGTGATGCTGGTTGCCGACTGTCCTCCCGTGGCGCTGACCACCCGACAGCAGGAAATCTTGAATGTCTTGAAGCGCAACGGCGGCGAACTCTGGCTGACGGAACTGCTGCAAATTGCCCAAACCACCTCTGGGGTGATTAAAACCCTGGAGCAAAAGGGCTGTCTGTTAGTTCACGATCGGGAAGTTCTGCGGCGGGAATCCGGAGTGGTGGCAGTGGATCAGCCGAAGCAGCTCAATGCCGATCAGCAAAACGCCTGTGATCAGATTGCGGGTCTAAACGAATTCGCAACCGTCCTGCTGCACGGCGTGACGGGATCGGGGAAAACCGAGGTTTACCTTCAGGCGATCGAGCCAGTGCTGAAACGCGGTCAGTCTGCCCTGGTGCTGGTGCCGGAAATTGGTCTGACGCCGCAGTTAACCGATCGCTTCCGGGCGCGGTTTGGCTCGCAGGTGTTTGTGTATCACAGTGCCCTTGCCGATGGAGAACGCTACGATACCTGGCGGCAAATGCTCAGCGGCAGTCCTCAGGTGGTGATCGGGACGCGATCGGCGGTCTTTGCGCCCTTACCAAAACTGGGCTTGATTATTCTAGACGAAGAGCATGACGGCAGCTTTAAGCAGGATCAGCCCGCTCCCTGCTACCATGCCCGGACTGTTGCCCAGTGGCGAGCCGAGCAAATTAACTGTCCTCTTGTTCTGGGATCGGCAACACCTTCGCTAGAAAGCTGGCTGGCAAATCATCCCTTTTCTTCACCGAACTATGCTCCGAATTCTGCTCCGAATGCTGTTCTGAATGCTGTTTCGAGTACTTATGGGCTGAGCCGTTACCTGGCACTACCGCACCGGATTCACGATCGTCCCATGCCGCCGATCGAAATCAGGGATATGCGGGAAGAACTGCACCAGGGAAATCGATCGATTTTTAGCCGATCGCTCCAGGCTGCCCTGATGGAATTACCCGAACAGGGACAGCAGGCAATTTTGTTTATCCATCGGCGCGGACACAGCACCTTTGTTTCCTGTCGCAACTGCGGTCATGTGCTAGATTGCCCCCACTGCGATGTGTCCTTGACCTATCACCAGCCTCAAGCGGGTGGCTATGCTTCCCTGCGCTGCCATTACTGCGGCTTTGGGCAGAGCCATCCTCGCACCTGTCCCGTCTGCGATTCCCCCTACCTGAAGAACTTTGGGAGCGGTACCCAGAGAGTTATGCAGGAGATAAATTCTCTGTTTCCCCAGTTGCGCTGCCTGCGCTATGACAGCGATACCACTCGCACCAAGGGAGCGCACCGTGCCCTGTTGACTCGCTTTAGTCAGGGAGAAGCCGATGTGCTGGTGGGAACCCAAATGTTGACGAAGGGAATTGATTTGCCCCAGGTGACGCTGGTAGGCATTGTGGCGGCGGATGGGTTACTTTACCTGTCGGACTACCGGGCAAACGAGCGGGCATTCCAGACCTTGACCCAGGTGGCAGGACGGGCAGGGCGCGGAGAACAGCCGGGGCGAGTTATCCTCCAAACCTATTCGCCAGAACATCCGGTATTGAAGGCAGTCCAGGGGCAGAATTACGAGGCATTTGTCGCAACGGAACTGGAATACCGCTCGGCGCTCAACTATCCTCCCTACGGACGCCTGATGCTGCTGCGGCTCAGCGGATTTGAGGAGGCGATCGTTCAGCAAACCGCCACGGAAATTGCCGCCTACCTGCGTACTATCTATTCTGACCCTGACGATAAATTACTCGGTCCCGCCCCCGCCTCGATCGCCCGCATTGCCAACCGCTACCGCTGGCAGCTTTTACTGAAGCTCATGCCCGATTCCCAAATGCAGCTCGACTTTGCCGGACTGCGATCGGTTTGTCCTGCCGGGGTGAGTTTAACGATCGACGTTGACCCACTGCATATGATGTAG